A region from the Streptomyces sp. 3214.6 genome encodes:
- the tmk gene encoding dTMP kinase, with the protein MTRAEQPTAHHPAPDNALVADSRERAVRALLREPQLKRLWSAQLVGGVGDALALLVFVLLVLQTAIAEGSFGGGYRGVAFAVAIVFGVRILATVLFGAVLLGPLTSLTSPDGPLDRRWTMVGADGLRAALLIVAPLWIDWVPDDALALLLVTVFVTGVAERFWTVARESAAPALLPAPPLEGATVRPLPDHMDALRRLSLRTGFVTIPLGAATLVVAALFNNLLGTGIDWFGQHQAALASYVAGGLFAGSLSIVTFLELPSVRTPRARSPLEGLRRPRAASGVDAGRTGAIPLLVLACAAVAGTTSAAVAVAVLHAKDLGGGPVMFGLLVLGLTGGVGVGVRTAPKVLVALSRRRLLALAIAFTGVALLAAGLVPDVTSVLLISALAGVGAGVAANTGHTLLDQETEEHRRTRTTEHLHAVVRVVVALGAVIAPLVAALIGPHRLDHGKFVFAHGGAAFTLMLVGALLLPVAALVLAKVDDRSGVPLRQDLRDALLGGDDPVQTPAANGFFIALEGGDGAGKSTQAEALAEWIRAKGHEVVLTREPGATPVGKRLRSILLDVSSAGLSHRAEALLYAADRAEHVDTVVRPALERGAVVITDRYIDSSVAYQGAGRDLSPTEIARISRWATNGLVPHLTVLLDVSPEAARERFTEAPDRLESEPAEFHARVRSGFLTLAAGDPGRYLVVDAAQEPEAVTAVVRHRLDQLLPLSEAEIKAQEEARKKAEEEARRKAEEEAARKAEEERLERERQEQLAKLRAEEEERKRRELEEAQRREAERQAEEARLRAEEARRRAEEERVRLLAEEKARAEEEARRRAEEERRRKQAEEEARLRAEAEALRLEKQRKAEEALLRAEAARRAAEQAAAAAQVGPKPPRPTTTVNPAIPAVPPEATTVPTPVVTPTNASGGPVDETAVLPPIRMDKEPERTQPSRPSAGADAEVTAELPQPSVPPGAADETAVLPPVRGQGPEDETAVLPPVRDDSPSDRVPPGYFRDERSGSRPDGGDDRTRELPQIDESGTPRQRPRRDWAEETPLDDLPSLADELLGPHRDDDGHGHDDGHDHGHDGGRGGRGGGRGRRR; encoded by the coding sequence ATGACGCGAGCCGAGCAGCCAACGGCCCACCACCCGGCCCCGGACAACGCCCTGGTGGCGGACTCCCGCGAGCGCGCCGTGCGCGCCCTGTTGCGCGAGCCGCAGCTCAAACGGCTCTGGAGCGCGCAGTTGGTGGGCGGCGTGGGAGACGCCCTCGCACTCCTGGTGTTCGTCCTCCTCGTCCTCCAGACAGCCATCGCCGAGGGCTCCTTCGGAGGCGGCTACCGGGGCGTGGCGTTCGCAGTGGCGATCGTCTTCGGGGTGCGCATTCTGGCCACCGTGCTCTTCGGCGCCGTCCTTCTGGGCCCACTGACGTCACTGACCTCACCGGACGGCCCGCTCGACCGCCGGTGGACCATGGTCGGCGCCGACGGCCTGCGCGCCGCGCTGCTGATCGTCGCGCCCCTGTGGATCGACTGGGTGCCGGACGACGCACTGGCCCTGCTGCTCGTCACGGTGTTCGTCACCGGTGTCGCCGAGCGGTTCTGGACGGTCGCCCGCGAGAGCGCGGCCCCGGCACTGCTGCCCGCCCCACCCTTGGAGGGCGCGACCGTACGCCCCTTGCCGGACCACATGGACGCCCTGCGCCGCCTCTCGCTGCGCACGGGCTTCGTGACCATCCCGCTGGGTGCGGCCACCCTGGTCGTCGCGGCATTGTTCAACAATCTTCTGGGCACCGGGATCGACTGGTTCGGCCAGCACCAGGCGGCCCTCGCCTCCTACGTCGCCGGGGGGCTGTTCGCCGGCTCCCTGTCCATCGTGACGTTCCTTGAACTGCCCTCGGTGCGCACCCCGCGCGCGCGGTCGCCGCTCGAAGGACTGCGTCGACCCCGGGCGGCCTCCGGAGTCGACGCGGGCCGCACGGGCGCGATCCCGCTGCTGGTCCTCGCCTGCGCCGCCGTCGCCGGGACGACCTCCGCCGCCGTCGCCGTGGCCGTGCTGCACGCCAAGGACCTGGGCGGCGGTCCGGTGATGTTCGGGCTGCTCGTCCTCGGGCTGACCGGCGGGGTCGGCGTCGGCGTGCGTACGGCGCCGAAGGTGCTGGTGGCGCTGTCCCGGCGCCGGCTGCTCGCGCTGGCCATCGCCTTCACCGGCGTGGCGCTGCTGGCCGCCGGGCTGGTCCCGGACGTCACCAGCGTGCTGCTGATCTCGGCCCTGGCCGGCGTCGGCGCGGGCGTCGCCGCCAACACCGGGCACACGCTGCTCGACCAGGAGACGGAGGAACACCGCCGGACGCGGACGACGGAACACCTGCACGCGGTCGTGCGGGTCGTCGTGGCGCTGGGCGCGGTGATCGCCCCGCTGGTGGCGGCCCTCATCGGGCCGCACCGGCTGGACCACGGCAAGTTCGTGTTCGCACACGGCGGCGCCGCGTTCACCCTGATGCTCGTCGGCGCGCTGCTGCTGCCGGTGGCCGCCCTGGTGCTGGCCAAGGTCGACGACCGCTCCGGCGTCCCCCTGCGACAGGACCTGCGGGACGCGCTACTGGGCGGCGACGACCCGGTGCAGACCCCGGCCGCCAACGGTTTCTTCATCGCCCTTGAGGGCGGTGACGGCGCCGGCAAGTCCACTCAGGCGGAGGCGCTCGCCGAGTGGATCAGGGCCAAGGGGCACGAGGTCGTCCTCACGCGTGAGCCGGGGGCCACGCCCGTGGGCAAGCGACTGCGCTCGATCCTGCTGGACGTCTCCAGCGCCGGGCTCTCGCACCGCGCGGAGGCGCTGCTGTATGCGGCGGACCGCGCGGAGCACGTCGACACGGTCGTCAGGCCCGCCCTGGAGCGCGGCGCGGTGGTGATCACCGACCGGTACATCGACTCGTCCGTGGCGTACCAGGGCGCGGGCCGCGACCTGTCCCCGACCGAGATCGCACGGATCTCGCGCTGGGCGACCAACGGCCTGGTGCCGCATCTGACGGTTCTGCTGGACGTGTCCCCGGAGGCCGCCCGCGAGCGCTTCACGGAGGCCCCGGACCGGCTGGAGTCGGAGCCGGCCGAGTTCCACGCGCGCGTGCGCTCCGGTTTCCTCACGCTGGCCGCCGGTGATCCGGGCCGCTACCTGGTGGTCGACGCGGCTCAGGAGCCGGAGGCCGTCACGGCCGTCGTCCGGCACCGCCTCGACCAGTTGCTGCCCCTGTCCGAGGCCGAGATCAAGGCCCAGGAGGAGGCGCGCAAGAAGGCCGAGGAGGAGGCCCGCCGCAAGGCTGAGGAAGAGGCCGCCCGCAAGGCCGAGGAGGAGCGCCTGGAGCGCGAGCGCCAGGAGCAGCTCGCCAAGCTGCGCGCCGAGGAGGAGGAGCGCAAGCGGCGCGAGCTGGAGGAGGCGCAGCGGCGCGAGGCCGAACGGCAGGCCGAGGAGGCCCGGCTGCGCGCCGAGGAGGCACGCAGGCGTGCCGAGGAGGAGCGGGTCCGGCTCCTCGCGGAGGAGAAGGCCCGCGCCGAGGAGGAGGCCCGCCGCAGGGCGGAGGAGGAGCGGCGCCGCAAGCAGGCCGAGGAGGAGGCGCGGCTGCGCGCCGAGGCCGAGGCGCTGCGTCTGGAGAAGCAGCGCAAGGCCGAGGAGGCGCTGCTGAGGGCCGAGGCGGCCCGGCGCGCGGCGGAGCAGGCCGCGGCGGCGGCGCAGGTCGGCCCGAAGCCGCCGCGTCCCACCACGACCGTGAATCCCGCGATCCCGGCGGTCCCGCCGGAGGCGACGACGGTGCCGACGCCGGTGGTGACGCCGACCAACGCGTCGGGCGGGCCGGTGGACGAGACTGCCGTGCTGCCGCCGATCCGAATGGACAAGGAACCCGAGCGGACGCAGCCCTCCCGGCCGTCCGCGGGCGCCGACGCCGAGGTCACGGCCGAGCTGCCGCAGCCGTCGGTGCCGCCGGGAGCGGCGGACGAGACGGCGGTGCTGCCGCCGGTGCGCGGTCAGGGCCCCGAGGACGAGACGGCCGTACTGCCTCCGGTGCGCGACGACAGCCCTTCGGACCGGGTGCCGCCGGGGTACTTCCGCGACGAGCGGAGTGGGTCGCGGCCGGACGGCGGCGACGACCGTACGCGCGAGCTGCCGCAGATCGACGAGAGCGGCACGCCCCGGCAGCGGCCCCGGCGGGACTGGGCCGAGGAGACCCCGCTGGACGACCTGCCCTCGCTGGCGGACGAACTGCTCGGCCCGCACCGGGACGACGACGGCCACGGCCACGACGACGGCCACGACCACGGCCACGACGGGGGCCGGGGCGGCCGGGGCGGGGGCCGGGGACGTCGGCGCTGA
- a CDS encoding polymorphic toxin-type HINT domain-containing protein, with protein sequence MNGGGMGTALRLFFVLGRVKVSPPSLRSGQTLAWTYHYPDPGAVRPHTLGSVDTTTGTVKSTDSFTYDESGDTHTRLLGNGTSQTLDWDAEGHLAKVTQPVEGGSDKVTEYLYDAGGNRLIGRTPTETTLYLGTTEVTLAKGATTARGTRYFDLGGGHQAVQANDGTVSFTLADHHGTAQLSVNADTQALTQRRTLPFGGLRGTEPTTWTGTKGFVGGTTDTATGLTHLGAREYDSATGRFLSVDPVFTAGDPQQMNGYTYAKNNPITYSDPSGLCAGPDCPTRNCPSCLNSTPGNKASTDAAMHDYAGSGSTPTNTPRHIKATWVATNTPVTNDIDKLQNYWASMMDGEFTDEFWYNPVHESSMEGSACYGREGCRQAYLYVLHKGDDADVAEAREIAATYCVYHAEQCADEAKEVARGKIIEGYVNEAFLGYLGGALGAESKVAGACRNSFDPRTEVLMADGTTKPIAEVRIGDKVIATDPKTGKSSPREVTAELLHRDNDLIDLQVRGPEGKAVTIHTTSHHPFWDDTTHSWVEAGRLTPGHTLKSADDSQVTLSGVLSRPGVADMYNLTVADIHTYYVVAGSTPILVHNSSCPRFIADSSGNIVELPQVKSTISKQKQDRHILGGNGYRGGGYFNSHADAQAVLDAYHSGSAEIMGITKTGNIQIRVPSVVGYDNNPAMNRLGVPTNIFMIKGTKSPSVVPMNPNASAP encoded by the coding sequence ATGAACGGCGGCGGGATGGGGACGGCGTTGCGGCTCTTCTTCGTCTTGGGGCGGGTGAAGGTCAGCCCTCCGTCTTTGCGCTCGGGGCAGACGCTCGCGTGGACCTACCACTACCCCGACCCGGGCGCGGTCCGGCCGCACACGCTGGGCTCGGTGGACACCACCACCGGCACGGTGAAGTCCACCGACAGCTTTACCTATGACGAGTCCGGCGACACCCACACCCGGCTGCTGGGCAACGGCACCTCCCAGACCCTGGACTGGGACGCCGAGGGCCACCTCGCGAAGGTCACCCAGCCGGTCGAGGGCGGCAGCGACAAGGTCACCGAGTATCTGTACGACGCGGGGGGCAACCGTCTGATCGGCCGTACCCCGACGGAGACCACGCTCTACCTCGGGACCACCGAGGTCACCCTGGCGAAGGGCGCCACGACAGCCAGGGGCACCCGCTACTTCGACCTCGGCGGCGGCCACCAGGCCGTCCAGGCCAACGACGGAACCGTCTCCTTCACTCTGGCCGACCACCACGGCACCGCCCAACTGTCCGTCAACGCCGACACCCAGGCGCTGACCCAGCGCCGCACCCTGCCGTTCGGCGGACTGCGCGGCACCGAGCCCACCACCTGGACCGGCACCAAGGGCTTCGTCGGCGGCACCACCGACACTGCCACGGGCCTCACCCACCTCGGCGCCCGCGAGTACGACTCCGCCACCGGCCGCTTCCTGTCGGTCGACCCGGTCTTCACGGCCGGCGACCCGCAGCAGATGAACGGCTACACCTACGCCAAGAACAACCCCATCACTTACAGCGACCCCTCCGGGCTGTGCGCAGGCCCCGACTGCCCAACCCGCAACTGCCCCTCCTGTCTCAACTCCACCCCAGGCAACAAAGCCAGCACCGACGCGGCGATGCACGACTACGCCGGCTCGGGCAGCACTCCCACCAACACACCCCGCCACATCAAGGCCACGTGGGTGGCGACCAACACCCCCGTCACGAACGACATCGACAAGCTCCAGAACTACTGGGCCAGCATGATGGACGGGGAGTTCACCGACGAGTTCTGGTACAACCCCGTCCACGAGTCGTCCATGGAGGGCTCCGCCTGCTACGGGCGCGAGGGCTGCCGTCAGGCATACCTCTACGTGCTGCACAAGGGCGACGACGCTGACGTCGCGGAGGCCAGGGAGATCGCGGCCACCTACTGCGTCTACCACGCCGAGCAGTGTGCGGACGAGGCCAAGGAAGTCGCCAGAGGCAAGATCATCGAGGGCTACGTCAACGAGGCGTTCCTAGGCTATCTCGGCGGTGCCCTGGGAGCCGAGAGCAAGGTGGCCGGCGCTTGCCGGAACAGCTTCGACCCCCGCACCGAAGTCCTCATGGCCGACGGCACCACCAAACCCATCGCCGAAGTCAGGATCGGCGACAAGGTCATCGCCACCGACCCCAAGACCGGCAAAAGCAGTCCACGTGAGGTGACCGCAGAACTCCTCCACCGCGACAACGACCTCATCGACCTCCAGGTCCGCGGCCCGGAGGGCAAGGCCGTCACGATCCACACCACCTCCCACCACCCCTTCTGGGACGACACGACCCACAGCTGGGTCGAGGCCGGCCGGCTCACCCCGGGCCACACCCTCAAGAGCGCCGACGACAGCCAGGTCACGCTGAGTGGCGTGCTGTCCCGTCCGGGTGTGGCTGACATGTACAACCTCACCGTCGCAGACATCCACACGTACTATGTGGTCGCAGGCTCTACGCCGATTCTGGTGCATAACTCGTCGTGCCCGCGGTTCATTGCCGACTCCTCCGGCAATATCGTCGAATTGCCGCAGGTTAAATCGACTATCAGCAAGCAGAAGCAAGATCGACACATTCTCGGAGGGAACGGATACAGGGGCGGTGGTTATTTCAATTCTCACGCAGACGCGCAGGCTGTGCTCGACGCCTACCATTCAGGATCGGCGGAGATCATGGGAATAACCAAGACGGGAAATATTCAAATTAGAGTCCCCTCCGTCGTGGGCTACGATAATAATCCAGCGATGAATCGTCTCGGAGTGCCCACGAATATTTTCATGATCAAGGGGACCAAGAGTCCGAGTGTTGTGCCGATGAACCCCAATGCGAGTGCACCGTGA
- the topA gene encoding type I DNA topoisomerase, whose product MSPTSETAKGGRRLVIVESPAKAKTIKGYLGPGYIVEASVGHIRDLPNGAAEVPDQYTGEVRRLGVDVEHDFQPIYVVNADKRAQVKKLKDLLKESDELFLATDEDREGEAIAWHLQEVLKPKIPVKRMVFHEITKDAIRAAVANPRQLNQKLVDAQETRRILDRLYGYEVSPVLWKKVMPRLSAGRVQSVATRLVVERERERIAFRSAEYWDLTGTFATGRAGDPSDPSSLVARLQTVDGRRVAQGRDFDSLGQLKSANILHLDEANARALAAALENTNFSVRSVESKPYRRSPYAPFRTTTLQQEASRKLGFGAKATMQVAQKLYENGYITYMRTDSTTLSETAISAARAQVTQLYGADYLPAQPRTYAGKVKNAQEAHEAIRPSGDRFRTPAETGLTGDQFKLYELIWKRTVASQMKDAVGNSVTVKIGGTAADGRDVEFSASGKTITFHGFLKAYVEGADDPNAELDDRERRLPQVGEGDALSAEEITVDGHATKPPARYTEASLVKELEEREIGRPSTYASIIGTILDRGYVFKKGTALVPSFLSFAVVNLLEKHFGRLVDYDFTAKMEDDLDRIARGEAQSVPWLKRFYFGEGTGTGHGGAADAGNGDGDHLGGLKELVTDLGAIDAREVSSFPVGSGIVLRVGRYGPYIERGEKDSEGHQRADIPEDLAPDELSVELAEELLAKPSGDFELGTDPESGHQIIARDGRYGPYVTEVLPEGTPKTGKNAVKPRTASLFKSMSLDTVTLADALKLMSLPRVVGADAEGVEITAQNGRYGPYLKKGTDSRSLQTEDQLFTITLEEALEIYSQPKQRGRAAAKPPLKELGADPVSGKPVVVKDGRFGPYVTDGETNATLRSGDSVEEITPERGFELLAEKRAKAPAKKTAKKAPAKKATAKKATAKKAAPAKKTAAKKTAAKTTTAKKTTATAKKTVARKATASPSPSED is encoded by the coding sequence TTGTCCCCGACCAGCGAGACCGCGAAGGGCGGCCGCCGACTCGTGATCGTCGAGTCGCCTGCCAAGGCGAAGACGATCAAGGGTTACCTCGGCCCCGGCTACATCGTCGAGGCCAGCGTCGGGCACATCCGCGACCTTCCCAACGGCGCCGCGGAGGTGCCGGACCAGTACACGGGTGAGGTCCGCCGCCTCGGTGTGGACGTCGAACACGACTTCCAGCCGATCTATGTGGTCAACGCCGACAAGCGGGCCCAGGTCAAGAAGCTCAAGGACCTGCTCAAGGAGTCCGACGAGCTCTTCCTCGCCACCGATGAGGACCGGGAGGGCGAGGCGATCGCCTGGCACCTCCAGGAGGTCCTCAAGCCCAAGATCCCCGTCAAGCGGATGGTCTTCCACGAGATCACCAAGGACGCGATCCGGGCCGCCGTCGCCAACCCGCGCCAGCTCAACCAGAAGCTCGTCGACGCCCAGGAGACCCGCCGCATCCTCGACCGTCTCTACGGCTACGAGGTCTCGCCGGTCCTGTGGAAGAAGGTCATGCCGCGCCTGTCGGCCGGCCGCGTCCAGTCCGTCGCGACGCGACTCGTCGTCGAGCGGGAACGCGAGCGCATCGCGTTTCGTTCTGCTGAGTACTGGGACCTGACGGGCACCTTCGCGACCGGCCGCGCCGGTGATCCGTCGGACCCGTCGTCGCTGGTCGCGCGCCTGCAGACCGTCGACGGCAGGCGGGTCGCGCAGGGCCGCGACTTCGACTCCCTGGGACAACTCAAGAGCGCGAACATCCTTCACCTCGACGAGGCGAACGCCCGCGCCCTGGCCGCCGCCCTGGAGAACACGAACTTCTCCGTCCGGTCCGTCGAGTCCAAGCCGTACCGCCGCTCGCCGTACGCCCCGTTCCGTACGACGACGCTGCAGCAGGAGGCCAGCCGCAAGCTCGGCTTCGGCGCGAAGGCCACCATGCAGGTCGCGCAGAAGCTGTACGAGAACGGCTACATCACGTACATGCGTACGGACTCCACGACGCTGAGCGAGACGGCGATCTCCGCCGCCCGCGCCCAGGTCACGCAGCTGTACGGCGCCGACTATCTGCCGGCCCAGCCGCGTACGTACGCCGGGAAGGTCAAGAACGCGCAGGAGGCGCACGAGGCGATCCGCCCCTCGGGTGATCGTTTCCGCACGCCCGCGGAGACGGGCCTGACCGGCGACCAGTTCAAGCTCTACGAGCTGATCTGGAAGCGGACGGTCGCCTCCCAGATGAAGGACGCGGTCGGCAACAGCGTCACGGTGAAGATCGGCGGCACGGCGGCCGACGGCCGGGACGTCGAGTTCAGCGCCTCCGGCAAGACGATCACCTTCCACGGCTTCCTGAAGGCCTACGTCGAGGGCGCCGACGACCCGAACGCCGAGCTGGACGACCGCGAGCGCCGCCTGCCCCAGGTCGGCGAGGGCGACGCGCTGTCCGCCGAGGAGATCACGGTCGACGGGCACGCCACCAAGCCCCCGGCCCGCTACACCGAGGCGTCGCTGGTCAAGGAGCTCGAAGAGCGCGAGATCGGCCGCCCGTCGACGTACGCCTCGATCATCGGCACGATCCTCGACCGCGGCTATGTGTTCAAGAAGGGCACCGCACTCGTCCCGTCCTTCCTGTCCTTCGCCGTGGTCAACCTCCTGGAAAAGCACTTCGGGCGGCTCGTCGACTACGACTTCACCGCCAAGATGGAGGACGACCTCGACCGCATCGCCCGCGGTGAGGCCCAGTCCGTGCCGTGGCTGAAGCGGTTCTACTTCGGCGAGGGCACGGGTACGGGCCACGGTGGCGCCGCCGACGCCGGCAACGGCGACGGGGACCACCTCGGCGGCCTCAAGGAACTCGTGACCGACCTGGGTGCGATCGACGCGCGTGAGGTGTCGTCGTTCCCGGTCGGCAGCGGCATCGTGCTGCGGGTCGGCCGCTATGGCCCGTACATCGAGCGCGGCGAGAAGGACTCCGAGGGCCACCAGCGCGCGGACATCCCCGAGGACCTCGCGCCCGACGAGCTGTCCGTCGAGCTCGCCGAGGAACTGCTCGCCAAGCCGAGCGGCGACTTCGAGCTGGGCACCGACCCGGAGTCCGGCCACCAGATCATCGCCAGGGACGGCCGCTACGGCCCGTACGTCACCGAGGTGCTCCCGGAGGGCACCCCGAAGACCGGCAAGAACGCCGTCAAGCCGCGTACAGCCTCGCTGTTCAAGTCGATGTCCCTGGACACGGTGACGCTGGCGGACGCCCTCAAACTGATGTCGCTGCCGCGGGTCGTCGGCGCCGACGCGGAGGGCGTGGAGATCACCGCGCAGAACGGCCGCTACGGGCCGTATCTGAAGAAGGGCACGGACTCGCGGTCGCTGCAGACCGAGGACCAGCTCTTCACGATCACCCTCGAAGAGGCGCTGGAGATCTACTCCCAGCCCAAGCAGCGTGGCCGGGCCGCCGCCAAGCCGCCGCTGAAGGAGCTGGGCGCGGACCCGGTCAGCGGAAAGCCGGTTGTCGTCAAGGACGGTCGTTTCGGGCCGTACGTCACCGACGGGGAGACCAACGCGACCCTGCGCTCCGGCGACAGCGTCGAGGAGATCACCCCGGAGCGCGGTTTCGAACTGCTCGCCGAGAAGCGTGCCAAGGCTCCGGCCAAGAAGACGGCCAAGAAGGCTCCGGCGAAGAAGGCGACGGCGAAGAAGGCGACGGCGAAGAAGGCGGCCCCGGCCAAGAAGACCGCGGCCAAGAAGACGGCCGCGAAGACGACCACCGCGAAGAAGACGACGGCGACGGCGAAGAAGACGGTCGCGAGGAAGGCGACGGCTTCCCCGTCCCCCTCGGAGGACTGA
- a CDS encoding DNA polymerase III subunit delta' codes for MTVWDDLVGQEKVSEQLAAAARDADALVTAATSAMPPPEASKMTHAWLFTGPPGAGRAQVARAFAAALQCVSPDRALGGAPGCGFCDGCHTALIGTHADVSTVAAVGSQILAEDMRDTVRKSYTSPATGRWQVILVEDAERLNEKSANAVLKAVEEPAPRTVWLLCAPSLEDVLPTIRSRCRHLNLRTPSVDAVADMLVRREGIEPAVAAAAARATQGHVDRARRLATDPAARERRAAVLKLPLRIGDIGGCLKAAQELVDAATEDAKQLAEEMDGKETEELKAALGAAQGGRMPRGTAGVMKDLEDKQKRRRTRTQRDSLDLALTDLTAFYRDVLALQLGSRVAIANADAEDVLERLARDSRPETTLRRIEAIAACRDALDRNVAPLLAVEAMTMALRAG; via the coding sequence ATGACCGTGTGGGACGACCTCGTCGGGCAGGAGAAGGTGAGTGAGCAGTTGGCCGCTGCCGCTCGGGACGCCGACGCGCTCGTCACCGCGGCCACCTCCGCCATGCCGCCGCCAGAGGCGTCGAAGATGACGCACGCCTGGTTGTTCACGGGCCCGCCCGGCGCCGGCCGCGCCCAGGTGGCCAGGGCGTTCGCCGCCGCGCTGCAGTGCGTGAGCCCGGACCGGGCCCTGGGCGGCGCCCCCGGCTGCGGATTCTGCGACGGCTGTCATACGGCGCTCATCGGCACCCACGCCGACGTCAGCACCGTTGCCGCCGTCGGCTCGCAGATCCTCGCCGAGGACATGCGCGACACCGTCCGCAAGTCGTACACCTCGCCCGCCACGGGCCGCTGGCAGGTCATCCTCGTCGAGGACGCCGAGCGGCTGAACGAGAAGTCCGCCAACGCCGTCCTGAAGGCGGTCGAGGAGCCCGCCCCGCGCACGGTCTGGCTGCTCTGCGCCCCCTCCCTGGAGGACGTGCTGCCCACCATCCGCTCCCGCTGCCGGCACCTGAACCTGCGCACGCCCTCCGTCGACGCCGTCGCCGACATGCTCGTACGGCGCGAGGGCATCGAGCCGGCCGTGGCCGCGGCCGCCGCCCGGGCGACACAGGGGCATGTCGACCGGGCTCGGCGCCTGGCCACCGACCCCGCCGCCCGCGAGCGCCGCGCGGCCGTGCTGAAGCTGCCCCTGCGCATCGGTGACATCGGCGGCTGCCTCAAGGCGGCCCAGGAATTGGTCGACGCGGCCACCGAGGACGCCAAGCAGCTCGCGGAGGAGATGGACGGCAAGGAGACTGAGGAACTGAAGGCCGCGCTGGGCGCGGCCCAGGGCGGCCGCATGCCACGCGGCACGGCCGGCGTGATGAAGGACCTGGAGGACAAACAGAAGCGCCGCAGGACACGTACCCAGCGCGACAGTCTCGACCTCGCGCTCACCGACCTGACCGCCTTCTACCGCGACGTCCTCGCCCTCCAGCTCGGCTCCCGTGTCGCGATCGCCAACGCGGACGCCGAGGACGTGTTGGAGCGGCTCGCCCGCGACAGCAGGCCGGAGACCACCCTGCGCCGCATCGAGGCCATCGCTGCCTGCAGAGATGCCCTCGATCGCAACGTGGCTCCGCTGCTGGCGGTGGAGGCGATGACGATGGCACTCAGAGCCGGGTGA
- a CDS encoding alpha/beta hydrolase — MYFRRSPRRHRTGVTLLSLAALLVSGCSAGGSTSSAGSTAVAALAALPRATPSALSPYYGQKLSWRGCGVPGFECATMKAPLDYAEPRAGDVRLAVARKKATGRGKRLGSLLVNPGGPGGSAVGYLQQYAGIGYPAEVRARYDMVAVDPRGVARSEPVECLDGREMDAFTQTDTTPDDQRETGELVDAYKEFAQGCGAHSPRLLRHVSTVEAARDMDILRAILGDRKLTYVGASYGTFLGATYAGLFPDRVGRLVLDGAMDPSLPALPLNLDQTAGFETAFQSFAKDCARRPDCPLGRKGTAPAKVGENLTAFFRKLDAHPIPTGDPDGRRLGEALATTGVIAAMYDESTWEQLREALTTAMKENDGAGLLALSDSYYERDPDGRYANLMSANAAVNCLDLPAAFATPEQVEKALPSFEKASPVFGEGLAWAALNCAYWPVKPTGEPHRIEAKGADPIVVVGTTRDPATPYRWARSLAHQLASARLLTYEGDGHTAYGRGSTCIDSAIDTYLLHGTPPTQGKRCK; from the coding sequence ATGTACTTCAGGCGCTCCCCCCGCAGGCACCGTACCGGCGTCACCCTGCTCTCGCTCGCCGCGCTGCTCGTCTCCGGCTGCTCCGCCGGAGGGTCGACGAGTTCCGCCGGTTCGACGGCCGTCGCGGCGCTCGCCGCGCTGCCGCGGGCCACGCCGTCGGCGCTGTCGCCGTACTACGGGCAGAAGCTGAGCTGGCGCGGCTGCGGCGTCCCCGGCTTCGAGTGCGCCACGATGAAGGCGCCCCTCGACTACGCCGAGCCGCGCGCGGGCGACGTCCGGCTCGCGGTCGCCCGCAAGAAGGCGACGGGGCGGGGCAAGCGGCTCGGCTCGCTGCTCGTGAACCCGGGCGGACCGGGCGGTTCGGCGGTCGGCTACCTCCAGCAGTACGCCGGCATCGGCTACCCCGCCGAGGTCCGCGCCCGCTACGACATGGTCGCCGTCGACCCGCGGGGCGTGGCCCGCAGCGAGCCCGTGGAGTGCCTCGACGGGCGTGAGATGGACGCGTTCACGCAGACGGACACCACCCCCGACGACCAGCGGGAGACCGGCGAACTCGTCGACGCGTACAAGGAGTTCGCGCAAGGCTGCGGCGCGCACTCGCCGCGGCTGCTGCGGCACGTCTCCACCGTGGAGGCGGCCCGTGACATGGACATCCTGCGGGCGATCCTCGGCGACCGGAAGCTGACGTACGTGGGGGCGTCGTACGGGACGTTCCTCGGGGCGACTTACGCGGGCCTGTTCCCGGACCGGGTGGGCCGGCTCGTCCTGGACGGCGCGATGGACCCGTCGCTGCCCGCCCTCCCGCTGAACCTGGACCAGACGGCGGGCTTCGAGACGGCGTTCCAGTCGTTCGCGAAGGACTGCGCACGCCGGCCCGACTGCCCGCTCGGCCGGAAGGGCACCGCTCCCGCCAAGGTCGGCGAGAACCTCACGGCCTTCTTCCGGAAGCTCGACGCGCACCCGATCCCCACCGGCGATCCGGACGGCCGCAGGCTCGGCGAGGCCCTCGCCACCACCGGCGTGATCGCGGCGATGTACGACGAGAGCACCTGGGAGCAGCTGCGCGAGGCGCTGACCACGGCGATGAAGGAGAACGACGGCGCGGGTCTGCTCGCCCTGTCCGACAGCTACTACGAACGGGACCCCGACGGCCGCTACGCCAATCTGATGTCGGCCAACGCGGCCGTGAACTGCCTCGACCTCCCCGCCGCCTTCGCCACCCCCGAGCAGGTGGAAAAGGCGCTTCCGTCCTTCGAGAAGGCGTCCCCGGTCTTCGGCGAGGGCCTCGCCTGGGCCGCCCTGAACTGCGCGTACTGGCCGGTGAAGCCCACGGGCGAGCCGCATCGCATCGAAGCGAAGGGCGCCGACCCGATCGTCGTCGTCGGCACCACCCGCGACCCGGCGACCCCCTACCGCTGGGCCCGGTCCCTCGCCCACCAGCTCGCCTCGGCCCGCCTCCTCACCTACGAGGGCGACGGCCACACCGCCTACGGCCGCGGCAGCACCTGCATCGACTCCGCGATCGACACTTACCTGCTGCACGGAACGCCTCCCACGCAGGGCAAACGCTGCAAGTAG